A genomic region of Metopolophium dirhodum isolate CAU chromosome 1, ASM1992520v1, whole genome shotgun sequence contains the following coding sequences:
- the LOC132952109 gene encoding uncharacterized protein LOC132952109: protein MGFSTVREIVKEVCEAIWDNLGPLVMPEPTEEMWKKVVERYKTMWHFPNCIRAIDGKHINIQCPINAGSTYYNYKGSYSIVLLAIVDADYKFITIDVGSYGRNSDGGIFSNSIIGKKLHNNTLNIPKPNPLLENGDPLPYVFVGGEACEFCWAPRG, encoded by the coding sequence ATGGGTTTCAGTACAGTTAGAGAAATAGTTAAAGAAGTTTGTGAGGCAATATGGGATAATTTAGGGCCACTTGTTATGCCAGAACCCACAGAGGAAATGTGGAAAAAAGTTGTAGAAAGATATAAAACCATGTGGCATTTTCCAAACTGTATAAGGGCTATAGACGGTAAGCACATCAATATACAATGCCCTATTAATGCCGGATCTACGTATTACAATTACAAGGGAAGTTACTCTATTGTTCTATTAGCGATAGTAGATGCAGACTACAAGTTCATTACAATTGATGTCGGATCGTACGGAAGGAACAGTGACGGAGGAATTTTTTCTAACTCAATTATTGGTAAAAAGTTGCACAACAATACACTCAATATACCGAAACCTAATCCTTTATTAGAAAATGGAGATCCGTTACCATATGTCTTTGTCGGAGGTGAGGCCTGTGAGTTTTGCTGGGCGCCGCGGGGCTGA
- the LOC132952115 gene encoding ATP-dependent DNA helicase PIF1-like has translation MRADNDADLFAWLLQLGNGQLPSVDGIPDTINILPQLVRDVVDLTDFVYPQQMSLANVDEFARRIILCPRNEECHQINSTVLRRVTGAVRTYYAIDTVLIDDADEAANYQTEFLNALQPNGLPPHELTLKVGSIVMLLRNIDLKRQLCNGTRLVVTELRRHNFKARRLSGADDAQEDIILPAVSMTSGEEDDLPFRMKRIQFPVRLSFAMTINKSQGQTFDRVGLLLPSPAFSHGQLYVAFSRVRDAQSVKFGMYCDGNGRFVTKNIVYAEVL, from the coding sequence ATGCGCGCCGACAACGACGCTGACTTATTTGCTTGGCTACTTCAGCTCGGTAACGGTCAACTGCCGTCGGTCGACGGTATTCCGGACACTATCAACATCCTACCGCAACTGGTTCGCGACGTTGTGGATTTGACCGATTTCGTCTATCCGCAGCAAATGTCGTTGGCCAACGTCGACGAGTTCGCTCGGAGAATCATACTGTGTCCCCGCAACGAGGAATGCCACCAAATTAATTCCACAGTGCTACGACGCGTAACGGGCGCCGTAAGAACGTACTACGCCATAGATACAGTGCTGATCGACGACGCCGACGAAGCGGCAAACTACCAGACAGAGTTCCTCAACGCTCTGCAACCGAACGGGCTTCCGCCGCACGAGTTAACGCTCAAGGTCGGTTCGATCGTCATGTTGCTGAGAAACATTGATCTGAAGCGACAACTGTGCAACGGGACGAGGTTGGTGGTCACCGAACTGCGGAGACACAACTTCAAGGCGAGGAGGTTGTCCGGCGCTGACGACGCGCAGGAAGACATCATCTTACCCGCTGTTTCGATGACTTCCGGTGAGGAAGACGATTTGCCTTTTCGAATGAAGCGGATTCAATTCCCGGTACGGTTGTCGTTTGCCATGACAATCAACAAGTCTCAGGGTCAAACGTTCGACCGAGTCGGTTTGCTCCTGCCGTCACCCGCCTTCAGCCATGGACAGTTGTACGTTGCGTTTTCAAGAGTGAGGGACGCGCAATCAGTTAAATTCGGCATGTACTGCGATGGAAATGGTCGATTCGTCACCAAGAATATCGTGTATGCAGAAGTTCTCTGA